A region of the Campylobacter cuniculorum DSM 23162 = LMG 24588 genome:
CTTATGAGTGCTCTTTTTGGGCTTTTTTTATAAATGAATTAATAATTTGTAAATTTTTGATTTTTAAAGAATAATTTTATTTATCTTAGATAAAATATATTTTTGCAAAATCAAAATTTTAATGAAAGGAATAGGATATGGCTATTTCTGAAAATAGACGAAGTTTTATGGGCTTTGCATTTGGAGCGGTAGCTGCTGTGGGAGGAGCTTTCTCACTTGTTGCCTTTAAAAAGACTTGGGACCCACTTCCAAGTGTTAAAGCAGCGGGTTTTACTACAGTGGATTTAAGTGGAATGCAAACCGGAGAGCTTAGAACAATAGAATGGCGTAAAAAGCCGATTTTTATCCTTAAAAAAGATGAAAGTATGCCTAAAGATGAAAAACGTGATGTTATAGTGGATAATGTCGCATATACGCTTGTAATAGGACTTTGCACTCATTTAGGTTGTATTCCTGCTTATATTCAAAGTGAACAGATGTTTAAATGTGCCTGTCATGGAGGAGAATTTAATATTAATGGAGTCAATGTTTTTGGACCACCTCCTAGACCTCTTGAAATACCTCCTTTCAAAATCGATGGAACCAAACTCGTTTTAGGCGAAGAGGGACCTGAATATCTCAAAATAAAGACGGAGGCTTAAAATGGCACAGATTAGAGAGGCTAATGGTATTGTAGATTGGCTTGATCAAAGACTTGCAGTGCGTAAATTGCTCGATGTTTTGATGAATAAATATTGGATACCAAAACAAATTAATTTTTTATGGGCTATGGGTGTTATTTTAACCACTCTTTTTACGATTTTATTTTTAACAGGGCTTTTGCTTGTAATGTATTATAAACCAGATACCGCCCTTGCTTTTGATAGCGTGAATAAAACGATTATGCAAGAGGTTGAGTATGGTTGGCTTTGGCGTCATATGCACGGCGTTGCAGCTTCAGTTGTATTTTTAATCATTTATATCCATATGCTTACGGGAATTTATTATGGCTCTTATAAAAAGGGACGTGAGATGATTTGGGTCAGCGGTATGCTTTTATTTGTTGTTTTTTCAGCCGAGGCTTTTAGCGGTTATATGCTTCCTTGGGGACAAATGAGTTATTGGGCGGCACAAGTGATTACAAATCTTTTTGGAGGAATTCCTTTTATTGGACCTGAACTTGTGATTTGGATTCGTGGAGATTATGCGGTTTCAGACCCTACTTTGACAAGATTTTTTATGTTGCATGTGTGTTTATTGCCTGTTGTCATTATGGCAATCATCGCTTTTCATTTCTATTCTTTAAGAATTCCACATGTTAATAACGAAATTGCTGAAGAGCTTAATTTTGATTTAGAAGCAGAAAAATACATACTAGGGGATACAAAAGGTTCGAAAGTCATTCCTTTTTGGCCTGCATTTTTATCCAAAGATTTTGTCTATATTTCTTTATTTATGATTTTCTTTTTCTATCTTGTGAGTTTTAAATTTGATTTTGCAATGGATCCTATTAATTTTGACCCGGCTAATGCACTTAAAACTCCAGCACACATTTATCCTGAATGGTATTTTCTATGGTCGTATGAGGTTCTAAGAGGATTTTTCTTCGATATTGGGAGCATTAAGGCTTTTGATATAGGTTTAGCAGCTTTTGGTATCGCACAAGTGATATTTTTCTTACTTCCTTGGCTTGATAGAAGCGATGTTGTGCGACCAGCTCACGATAGACCTTTATTTTTCATTTGGTTTTGGGTTTTATTGATTGATTTGATTGTTTTAACCATTTATGGAAAGCTTCCTCCGACAGGCGTCAATGCTTGGGTAGGATTTTATGCTTCACTTGTATTTTTGTTGCTATTTATTGTGATTTTGCCATGGATTACTATTTTAGAAAGAAAAGGAGCTAAACAATGAGAGAGCTAAAAATATTTTTAGTTGTAGTTGTATTTACTGCTCTTGTATATTGGGGAGTTGAACCTTATGCACATTCTGTAATGAAACCTCATGTTACTCCTGCAAATTTTAATTTTGCCGAAGAAGATATAAGTTTTGCAAAAGGTATTGTTGAAGCTAAAGAATTAGCTTTGAATGAAGCACAAAAAAACAATGATGAAAATCAAACAGCGAGTGCTCAAAAGGCTCTTGATTTGGCTAAGCAGAATTTAGCTAAGGACGAGGCACTTTGGGCAAGTGTGGAAAAAATTAATTTTGCAAAGGGCAATGCTGCAAAGGGAAAAGAATTCTTTGAAAGCAATTGTTTTGCTTGTCATGGGCTTAAAGAAGATGGCATAGCGGCAAATATTACAGATTCTTCTTTAGGAGTCATTCCACCAGATTTAAGTTCCGCAGGAGTGATTTTCGATGAGAAATTTTTAGCAGCCTTAGTGTTAAATCCATCTTTAGCTCTAAAAGTTGAGCATAAATTTGGTGATGCTTTCATCATGCCAGCCTATAATGCAGAAACTTCAGGAGAGAGTGAAGAAGTGGTTAATGAAAACATTGCAAATCTTATTGCTTATCTTAAAGAAATAGGGCATAAATTTGAAGCCAAGCAAAATTCAGAGATAAAAACAGAAATTGAAGCTAAATATGCTAATTTAGAAAACAACCCAGAAAAAACTGCTTTAATTGAAAAAGATATAATTTTTGCAAAGGATAGAATTTCTTTTATCGAAGCTTGCGGACGTTGTCATGATATGAAATATGATGGCTATTTTACCCCTTCTAAAGCAGAGGATTTAAAAAATTATTTAGGTTCTATTCCGCCTGATCTTTCTATGATGATTAGATCAAGAGGGTCGCAGTACTTGAATGATTTTATCAATAATACTCAAAAATTACTTCCGGGTACAGCAATGCCAAGAGTAGGGCTTAATGAGGATACACAAGCTAAAGTTATCTCTTATATTGAAAAAGTGGGTGATAGCAAAAAAGACGAAAGAGAAAGCTTGGGAATTTATATTATGATATTCTTTGTTATCTTAAGTATTTTTGCAATAGCTTGGAAACAATCTGTTTGGTCTAAACTTCATTAAAATTTTAAAAAAATGGACACTTGCTATTATGTTAAAATAGCAAGTGTTTTTAATGTAAATATTCATCAAATTTTTGAATGTAATAATATTTTACAAAATAGACTTTCAAAATTGAGCTAGTATCAAGTAAAGAAGCGGGAATTTATCAAGCCCTTAATCAAATCAATGAAATTTATGGCTCAAAGCTAGAAATCAAAGAAATGAGTGATGTTAAAACAATACTTGATAGGGGTGAAGGCAGACTTAAATGGTAATATAAATTAAGTGTTTAAATTCCAATCAATCTCTTTTTTTCCAAGTCGTCTTAAAATTTCATTTGCCTTAGAAAAATGCTTACAACCTAAAAATCCACTCCTTGCTAAAGGACTAGGATGAGCTGCTTCTAAGATAAAATGTTTGCTTGTATCAATAAGATTTTTTTTATTTTTAGCAAAATTGCCCCAGAGCATAAAAATCAGCCCTGTTTTTTCATTGCTTAATTTCTCAATCACAGCGTCGCTAAATTGCTGCCAACCCCATTCACTATGACTTGCAGGTTTTCCCGCTTCAACGCTTAAAATAGAATTTAAAAGCAAAACACCTTGTTTTGCCCATGCACTCAAATCCCCATTTTTTGGTAAATTTAAATTTAAATCCGCGTGTAATTCTTTATAAATATTGACTAAAGAAGGCGGTAATTTCACCCCATAAGGCACAGAAAAACTAAGTCCCATAGCTTGATATGGTTGATGATAAGGATCTTGTCCAAGCAAGATGATTTTAAGCGAATTTAAAGGAGTGAGATTAAAGGCATTAAAGGTTAAATTCGCAGGCGGATAGATGACTTTTTTTTGTTGAATTGCCTCAATATATTTTTTTTTAATGTCTAAAAAATAGGGTTTTTTAAATTCATCTTTTAAAAATTCTTTCCAGTCTTCATTCATTTTAATTTGTTCAGGTTTGATTGTAATTTCACTCATCATTTTTCTTTAAAAATTGTTTTAAAATTTTTATTTTAGCAAAATATGATTAAATTCAAAACTTAAGCTAAAATTGATAACAAATTATAAACAAAAATTAAACAAAAAGAAAGAATTAGAAAATTTTGTGTTATAATAAAATCTAAAAATTTGCAATATTTAATCATTGTAAAAATTCAAAAAAAGGTTTATAAATGGGAACAAGAAAAGAGCATGATTTCATCGGGGAGTTAGAAATTTCTGATGAAGTGTATT
Encoded here:
- the ung gene encoding uracil-DNA glycosylase, which translates into the protein MSEITIKPEQIKMNEDWKEFLKDEFKKPYFLDIKKKYIEAIQQKKVIYPPANLTFNAFNLTPLNSLKIILLGQDPYHQPYQAMGLSFSVPYGVKLPPSLVNIYKELHADLNLNLPKNGDLSAWAKQGVLLLNSILSVEAGKPASHSEWGWQQFSDAVIEKLSNEKTGLIFMLWGNFAKNKKNLIDTSKHFILEAAHPSPLARSGFLGCKHFSKANEILRRLGKKEIDWNLNT
- a CDS encoding c-type cytochrome; amino-acid sequence: MRELKIFLVVVVFTALVYWGVEPYAHSVMKPHVTPANFNFAEEDISFAKGIVEAKELALNEAQKNNDENQTASAQKALDLAKQNLAKDEALWASVEKINFAKGNAAKGKEFFESNCFACHGLKEDGIAANITDSSLGVIPPDLSSAGVIFDEKFLAALVLNPSLALKVEHKFGDAFIMPAYNAETSGESEEVVNENIANLIAYLKEIGHKFEAKQNSEIKTEIEAKYANLENNPEKTALIEKDIIFAKDRISFIEACGRCHDMKYDGYFTPSKAEDLKNYLGSIPPDLSMMIRSRGSQYLNDFINNTQKLLPGTAMPRVGLNEDTQAKVISYIEKVGDSKKDERESLGIYIMIFFVILSIFAIAWKQSVWSKLH
- a CDS encoding Rieske 2Fe-2S domain-containing protein, producing the protein MAISENRRSFMGFAFGAVAAVGGAFSLVAFKKTWDPLPSVKAAGFTTVDLSGMQTGELRTIEWRKKPIFILKKDESMPKDEKRDVIVDNVAYTLVIGLCTHLGCIPAYIQSEQMFKCACHGGEFNINGVNVFGPPPRPLEIPPFKIDGTKLVLGEEGPEYLKIKTEA
- a CDS encoding cytochrome b; the protein is MAQIREANGIVDWLDQRLAVRKLLDVLMNKYWIPKQINFLWAMGVILTTLFTILFLTGLLLVMYYKPDTALAFDSVNKTIMQEVEYGWLWRHMHGVAASVVFLIIYIHMLTGIYYGSYKKGREMIWVSGMLLFVVFSAEAFSGYMLPWGQMSYWAAQVITNLFGGIPFIGPELVIWIRGDYAVSDPTLTRFFMLHVCLLPVVIMAIIAFHFYSLRIPHVNNEIAEELNFDLEAEKYILGDTKGSKVIPFWPAFLSKDFVYISLFMIFFFYLVSFKFDFAMDPINFDPANALKTPAHIYPEWYFLWSYEVLRGFFFDIGSIKAFDIGLAAFGIAQVIFFLLPWLDRSDVVRPAHDRPLFFIWFWVLLIDLIVLTIYGKLPPTGVNAWVGFYASLVFLLLFIVILPWITILERKGAKQ